A window from Danio aesculapii chromosome 6, fDanAes4.1, whole genome shotgun sequence encodes these proteins:
- the pde6d gene encoding retinal rod rhodopsin-sensitive cGMP 3',5'-cyclic phosphodiesterase subunit delta — protein MSSDEDRAKEILKGFKLNWMNLRDAETGKVLWQGTEDLSLPGVEHEARVPKKILKCKAVSRELNFSSVEKLEKFRLEQKVFFKGQCLEEWFFEFGFVIPNSTNTWQSLIEAAPESQMMPANVLTGNVVIETKFFDDDLHVSTSRVRLFYV, from the exons ATGTCTTCGGACGAAGACAGAGCGAAGGAGATTCTGAAGGGGTTTAAACT AAACTGGATGAATCTTCGAGATGCTGAGACAGGGAAGGTTCTCTGGCAGGGGACCGAAGACCTCTCTCTTCCTGGGGTAGAACACGAAG CTCGGGTTCCTAAGAAAATCCTCAAATGTAAAGCTGTCTCCAGAGAGCTGAATTTCTCTTCAGTAGAAAAACTGGAAAAATTCCGACTGGAGCAAAAAGTTTTCTTTAAAGGCCAGTGCCTAGAAG AGTGGTTTTTTGAGTTTGGCTTTGTGATTCCTAATTCAACAAACACATGGCAGTCTTTGATAGAAGCCGCACCAGAGTCACAGATGATGCCTGCAAATGTCTTAac TGGTAATGTTGTAATAGAAACCAAGTTTTTTGATGACGACCTTCATGTCAGCACATCCCGGGTACGACTCTTCTATGTCTGA
- the phb2b gene encoding prohibitin-2b, with protein MANKEPSRFLQHLRDLMGRISSGSRGAGIGLKLLIGAGALAYGVREATYTVEGGHRAIIFNRIGGVQLDTVHTEGLHFRIPWFQYPIIYDIRARPRKISSLTGSKDLQMVNIALRVLSRPLASNLPVMYQQLGQDYDERVLPSIVNEVLKSVVAKFNASQLITQRAQVSLLIRRELFERAKDFNIILDDVAITELSFSKEYTAAVEAKQVAQQEAQRAQFFVEKAKQEQKQKIIQAEGEAQAAKMLGEAVTKNPGYLKLRRIRAAQNISKTVAASQNKVYLSADSLVMNLQDDSFNKLSLGKK; from the exons ATGGCGAATAAAGAGCCTAGC AGGTTCCTTCAGCACCTGCGAGATTTGATGGGACGCATTTCCTCAGGTTCGAGGGGTGCTGGAATCGGACTCAAGTTATTAATTGGAGCTGGTGCACTTGCATATGGAGTAAGAGAAGCCACTTATACAG TGGAGGGTGGCCATCGAGCAATTATCTTTAACAGAATTGGAGGGGTCCAGTTAGATACCGTCCACACTGAGGGCCTCCACTTCAG GATACCATGGTTTCAATATCCAATCATATATGATATCCGAGCCAGACCAAGAAAAATATCATCTCTAACAGGAAGCAAAg ACCTGCAGATGGTGAACATTGCGTTGCGTGTGTTGTCACGACCTTTGGCCTCCAACCTCCCCGTCATGTACCAGCAGCTGGGGCAGGACTATGATGAGCGCGTGCTGCCGTCCATTGTAAATGAAGTTCTGAAGAGCGTGGTTGCCAAATTCAACGCCTCCCAACTAATTACGCAAAGAGCTCAA GTGTCTCTGCTCATCCGACGGGAGCTCTTTGAACGTGCTAAAGACTTCAACATTATTCTGGATGACGTGGCCATCACAGAGCTGAGCTTCAGCAAGGAGTACACCGCAGCAGTGGAGGCCAAGCAAGTTG CCCAGCAGGAGGCACAAAGAGCTCAGTTCTTTGTGGAGAAAGCTAAACAAGAACAGAAGCAGAAGATCATCCAAGCTGAAGGAGAAGCTCAGGCAGCCAAAATG TTAGGGGAGGCTGTCACAAAGAACCCTGGATACCTGAAACTAAGAAGAATCAGAGCAGCGCAGAACATCTCCAAAACG GTGGCCGCTTCACAGAACAAGGTGTACCTGAGTGCTGATAGTTTGGTTATGAATCTACAGGATGACTCTTTTAACAA ATTGTCGCTCGGAAAGAAGTAA